A region of uncultured Fusobacterium sp. DNA encodes the following proteins:
- a CDS encoding CidA/LrgA family protein — protein MIQEFLIIFIINYIGVLMAEVLKFPLPGTINGMLLLFVLLYFKVIKLEKIEKASDFLLINMTIFFMPPSVKLLESLYLLKTGIFKIIFILIFTTILTMIVTGLTVQYMIERKEKKYGKLN, from the coding sequence ATGATACAAGAATTTTTAATTATTTTTATTATTAATTATATTGGTGTTCTTATGGCAGAAGTTTTGAAATTTCCATTGCCTGGAACTATAAATGGAATGTTGCTACTTTTTGTACTACTTTATTTTAAAGTTATAAAGTTGGAAAAAATAGAAAAGGCAAGTGATTTTCTATTGATAAATATGACAATATTTTTTATGCCACCATCTGTTAAGCTTTTAGAGTCTCTATATCTTTTAAAAACAGGAATTTTTAAGATAATATTTATACTTATATTTACAACAATACTAACAATGATAGTTACAGGTTTAACAGTACAATATATGATTGAAAGAAAGGAGAAAAAATATGGAAAGCTTAACTAA
- the lysS gene encoding lysine--tRNA ligase — translation MERYFDRVAKESLVMEQWKKVDELKELGVNPFGHKFDKKYMVGDILTHTPEENLKYKTAGRIMAYRGKGKAVFVHIEDRSGRIQVYLRQDALGEQVFEIVKKIGVGDIIGVEGEIFITKTGELTLRASSLELLSKNLRALPEKFHGLTDVETRYRKRYVDLIMNKDVRDTFIKRTQIIRGIREILDNKGFLEVETPLMHPILGGAAARPFITHHNTLDMDLYMRIAPELYLKRLIVGGLERVYELGRNFRNEGMDTRHNPEFTMIEMYQAYADYTDMMDLAEEIITTLAKKVLGTTTVEYNGKTLVLENFKRIHMVDLIKEVTGVDFWNKDMTFEEAKALAKEHHVEIAPHMNTVGHVVNQFFEEKCEETIVQPTFVYGHPVEISPLSKRNEEDSRFTDRFELFIDAREYANAFSELQDPADQRGRFEDQVEEAERGNDEATPVIDDDFVEALEYGLPPTGGMGIGVDRLIMLLTQSESIRDVLLFPQMKPTK, via the coding sequence ATGGAAAGATATTTTGACAGAGTGGCTAAAGAGAGCTTAGTCATGGAACAATGGAAAAAAGTAGACGAGTTAAAAGAATTAGGAGTAAACCCTTTTGGGCATAAGTTCGATAAGAAGTACATGGTAGGGGACATTTTAACTCATACTCCTGAGGAAAACTTAAAATATAAAACTGCAGGAAGAATAATGGCATACAGAGGAAAAGGAAAAGCTGTATTCGTTCATATAGAAGATCGTTCAGGAAGAATTCAAGTATATTTAAGACAAGATGCACTTGGAGAACAAGTTTTTGAAATAGTTAAGAAAATTGGAGTAGGAGATATAATCGGTGTAGAAGGAGAAATCTTCATCACTAAAACAGGAGAACTTACTTTAAGAGCAAGTTCATTAGAATTACTTTCTAAAAATCTAAGAGCTCTACCTGAAAAATTCCACGGATTAACAGACGTAGAAACTAGATATAGAAAAAGATATGTAGACTTAATAATGAATAAAGATGTAAGAGATACTTTTATTAAAAGAACTCAAATCATCAGAGGAATAAGAGAAATTCTTGATAATAAAGGATTCTTAGAAGTTGAAACTCCATTAATGCACCCAATTCTTGGAGGAGCAGCAGCTAGACCATTTATCACTCACCACAATACACTAGATATGGATCTATATATGAGAATAGCTCCAGAACTATACTTAAAAAGACTTATAGTTGGAGGGCTTGAAAGAGTTTATGAACTAGGAAGAAACTTCAGAAATGAAGGAATGGATACAAGACACAATCCAGAATTTACAATGATCGAAATGTACCAAGCTTATGCTGATTATACAGATATGATGGACTTGGCTGAAGAAATTATAACAACTCTAGCTAAAAAAGTTTTAGGAACTACAACTGTTGAATACAATGGAAAAACTCTAGTTCTTGAAAACTTTAAAAGAATACACATGGTAGATTTAATAAAAGAAGTTACAGGTGTTGACTTCTGGAATAAAGATATGACTTTTGAAGAAGCTAAAGCTTTAGCAAAAGAACACCATGTAGAAATAGCTCCACATATGAATACAGTAGGACACGTAGTAAACCAATTCTTTGAAGAAAAATGTGAAGAAACAATAGTTCAACCTACATTTGTATATGGACATCCAGTAGAAATTTCTCCACTTTCTAAGAGAAATGAAGAAGATTCAAGATTTACAGATAGATTTGAATTATTTATAGATGCTAGAGAATATGCAAATGCTTTCTCAGAATTACAAGATCCAGCAGATCAAAGAGGAAGATTTGAAGATCAAGTTGAAGAAGCTGAAAGAGGAAACGATGAAGCAACTCCAGTAATCGACGATGACTTCGTAGAAGCTCTAGAATACGGATTACCACCTACAGGAGGAATGGGAATTGGAGTAGACAGATTAATCATGTTATTAACTCAATCTGAGTCTATCAGAGATGTATTACTATTCCCACAAATGAAACCAACTAAATAG
- a CDS encoding DJ-1 family glyoxalase III — translation MKKVYVLLAEGFELIEALTPVDVLRRCGADVKTVSISDDNFVTSAQKVTVKSDLLLNESNLHDGDMLILPGGYPGYENLGKDSNVGELVKFYAKEGKYIGAICGAPYVLACNGIGEGKMVTCHTSIKDAMSKYSYQDKDVVQDEKIITGVGAGHSLDFALKLAENLFSEEVLTKVKTGMELL, via the coding sequence ATGAAAAAAGTTTATGTTTTATTGGCTGAAGGTTTTGAACTTATTGAAGCTCTTACCCCTGTTGATGTATTAAGAAGATGTGGAGCTGATGTAAAAACTGTTTCTATATCTGATGATAATTTTGTTACTTCTGCTCAAAAGGTAACTGTAAAAAGTGATTTACTTTTAAACGAAAGCAACTTACATGATGGAGATATGTTAATTCTACCAGGAGGATATCCAGGTTATGAAAATCTTGGAAAAGACTCTAATGTAGGAGAACTTGTTAAATTTTATGCAAAAGAAGGTAAATATATAGGAGCTATCTGTGGAGCCCCTTATGTTCTAGCTTGTAACGGTATTGGAGAGGGAAAAATGGTAACTTGCCATACTTCTATAAAAGATGCTATGTCTAAATATAGTTACCAAGATAAAGATGTTGTTCAAGATGAAAAAATCATAACTGGTGTTGGAGCTGGACACTCTTTAGACTTTGCTTTAAAATTAGCAGAAAATTTATTTTCTGAAGAAGTTTTAACTAAAGTAAAAACTGGAATGGAATTATTATAA
- the mutL gene encoding DNA mismatch repair endonuclease MutL: MGIIKVLDESVSNMIAAGEVVENPASMIKELLENSLDAGSKNIKIDVKNGGKHVIISDDGKGMSQEDLLMSVERHATSKIRKKEDLYNLFTYGFRGEALSSIAAVSKMILSSKDEESLIGSAVNVSGGKITGLKEIQRNRGTTIEIKDLFFNTPARLKFLRKATTEYMNIKDIVIQEALGNADVAITLILDDKVSIKTTGNGLDNAVVEIFGNNVLKNCKKFSMGYLGNGSLYRSTKDSIFTFVNGRMVKSKLIENAVIDGYYTKLMKGRYPFAIIFLEIDPQEVDVNVHPSKKIVKFSDEKFIYEKILKEIENSFERDDNFVSPTLEEKQEDNFLDFAEFSKFVPLKAENKQFEDIKVEKYEKKEINDKPIEREVENKLKEEISRTLEIPAKVPIEDKKRIELEISDSENNFNWLEEEKEKKKVENIKIEKPISINEDIKEKKLEKEENNFQKKNKKIDFKVLGQIFNSFILVERDGILEIYDQHIVHERILYESLKEEYSNREVSSQQLLVPIRVLVDPRERELIFENIDSFTKFGFEIDEFGDNEILIRAVPIMNFRDSIENIFREILRNLKEDKSKDIRENIIISMSCRGAVKANEKLTQDEMEIMVEKLHEIGEYTCPHGRPIIIKITMSDLEKLFKRK, encoded by the coding sequence ATGGGGATAATTAAGGTATTAGATGAGTCAGTTTCAAATATGATAGCAGCTGGGGAAGTAGTTGAAAATCCTGCAAGTATGATAAAAGAGTTATTGGAAAACTCTTTAGATGCTGGGAGTAAAAATATAAAGATAGATGTAAAAAATGGTGGAAAACATGTAATAATAAGTGATGATGGAAAGGGAATGTCACAAGAAGATCTTTTGATGTCAGTGGAAAGACATGCTACAAGTAAAATTAGAAAGAAAGAGGATCTGTACAATCTTTTTACATATGGCTTTAGAGGTGAGGCTCTATCATCAATAGCAGCAGTTTCTAAGATGATACTATCCTCTAAAGATGAGGAATCATTAATAGGATCAGCAGTAAATGTATCTGGTGGGAAGATTACAGGGCTTAAAGAGATACAGAGAAATAGAGGGACCACAATAGAGATAAAAGATCTATTTTTCAATACTCCTGCAAGATTAAAATTTTTAAGAAAAGCTACAACTGAGTATATGAATATAAAGGATATCGTTATACAAGAGGCTTTAGGAAATGCAGATGTAGCTATAACTTTAATATTAGATGATAAGGTAAGTATAAAAACTACTGGAAATGGTTTGGACAATGCAGTAGTAGAGATTTTCGGGAATAATGTTTTAAAAAATTGTAAGAAATTTTCTATGGGATATTTAGGAAATGGATCTCTATATAGATCAACAAAGGATTCAATATTTACTTTTGTAAATGGCAGAATGGTAAAATCTAAGCTTATAGAAAATGCTGTAATAGATGGGTATTATACTAAGCTTATGAAAGGGAGATATCCCTTTGCAATAATATTTTTAGAGATAGATCCACAAGAAGTTGATGTAAATGTTCATCCTTCTAAAAAAATTGTAAAATTTTCTGATGAAAAATTTATTTATGAAAAAATATTGAAAGAGATAGAAAATAGCTTTGAAAGAGATGATAATTTTGTTTCTCCAACTTTGGAAGAGAAACAAGAGGATAATTTTTTAGACTTTGCTGAATTTTCAAAGTTTGTTCCACTAAAAGCAGAAAATAAACAATTTGAAGATATAAAAGTTGAAAAATATGAGAAAAAAGAGATAAATGATAAGCCAATTGAAAGAGAAGTGGAGAATAAATTAAAGGAAGAAATTTCGAGAACTCTCGAAATTCCTGCAAAAGTTCCTATTGAAGATAAGAAGAGAATAGAGCTTGAAATAAGTGATAGTGAAAACAATTTTAATTGGTTAGAAGAGGAAAAAGAGAAAAAGAAAGTAGAAAATATAAAGATAGAAAAGCCAATTTCAATTAATGAAGATATAAAAGAGAAAAAACTAGAAAAAGAAGAGAATAATTTTCAAAAGAAAAATAAAAAAATAGATTTTAAAGTATTGGGGCAAATATTTAATTCTTTCATTTTAGTTGAAAGAGATGGAATATTAGAGATCTATGATCAACATATAGTTCACGAAAGAATACTTTATGAAAGTTTAAAAGAGGAATACTCTAATAGAGAGGTTAGTAGTCAACAATTATTAGTACCCATAAGGGTATTAGTTGATCCTAGAGAGAGAGAGCTTATTTTTGAAAATATAGATAGTTTTACAAAATTTGGTTTTGAGATAGATGAGTTTGGAGATAATGAGATTTTAATTAGAGCAGTTCCAATAATGAATTTTAGAGATAGTATCGAGAATATTTTTAGAGAGATTTTAAGAAATTTAAAAGAGGATAAATCTAAGGATATAAGGGAAAATATAATAATTTCAATGTCTTGTAGAGGAGCTGTAAAGGCAAATGAAAAATTGACGCAAGATGAGATGGAGATTATGGTAGAAAAACTTCATGAGATAGGTGAATATACTTGTCCTCATGGAAGACCAATCATAATAAAAATAACAATGAGTGATTTAGAAAAATTGTTTAAAAGGAAATAA
- a CDS encoding LrgB family protein, producing the protein MESLTNTPLFGVVISLIAFEIGKYIFNKTKLALFNPLLIGTIIVMVFLKYFEVPVSNYMFGGDLILFFLAPATVVLAVPLYRQLNLLKKNFLPIMVGGIAGSLTAIISVVVLGKIMGIDQKLLLSFMPKSITTPIGIELSTLLGGIPSITVFAIIITGITGNVSAPYICSLFRIKHPVAKGIGIGISSHAVGTSRAIEMGEVEGAMSALSIVIAGILTIAIAPLVRAIFF; encoded by the coding sequence ATGGAAAGCTTAACTAATACACCTCTTTTTGGAGTGGTAATAAGTCTTATAGCCTTTGAAATAGGAAAATATATATTCAATAAAACTAAATTAGCACTATTTAATCCGTTGCTAATAGGGACAATTATAGTTATGGTATTTTTAAAATATTTTGAAGTACCAGTTAGTAATTATATGTTTGGAGGAGATTTAATACTATTTTTCTTAGCTCCAGCAACAGTTGTACTTGCTGTTCCACTATATAGACAATTAAATCTTTTGAAAAAGAATTTTTTACCTATAATGGTTGGAGGGATTGCAGGATCTTTAACTGCTATAATTTCAGTAGTTGTTTTAGGTAAAATTATGGGAATAGATCAAAAATTACTACTATCTTTTATGCCAAAATCTATAACAACTCCTATAGGAATTGAACTTTCTACTTTATTAGGAGGGATTCCATCAATAACAGTATTTGCTATTATAATTACAGGAATAACAGGGAATGTTTCAGCTCCTTATATATGCTCATTATTTAGAATAAAACATCCAGTAGCTAAGGGAATAGGAATAGGTATATCAAGCCATGCTGTTGGAACAAGTAGAGCAATAGAGATGGGAGAGGTAGAAGGGGCAATGAGTGCTCTATCAATAGTTATAGCTGGAATTTTAACTATAGCAATAGCTCCTTTAGTTAGAGCAATATTCTTTTAA
- a CDS encoding tetratricopeptide repeat protein, with protein sequence MKIIGFLLILLTMYSCTGLPQNTDIDNVWSSMSGESTPLEQESIVLTTTDATGLLQVISQNLRSGKTKSYSERYNGRNFEVYVGDYLLIPLKAEDDFKLLSYPKNISYELGIKGTNLVFRSIYQGDFEVELSSLGGITRRITISNKLKYRFTEQNNYDIILKNYAMSNLKLLQDSVALHRIAFPDSFRDKEISFMLMEVASKAGNNRIVKEELNFLKKFGNLDEHDKLSIIDALSSSGEKNIKLDSMMLEFNEENSILNETLKNIITTKSIANKDEIEFLEKYFKTTPSKELAEFIGNWYLKNGDINKGNQYINGTIEGVSPEILGGIFGIFAPNDGTMENAMENIENQNYTQFKKFLSNGESSYNNGNYVEALVHFQRASEINKDYEESNQLYYYIGQSSIQVENYKKAVENFKKALSLEKSNDKKAEIYYNMAIAYANLGNKEEARNYFTYVRQNYPNTSWSTKSSIYLLKLK encoded by the coding sequence ATGAAAATAATAGGATTTTTATTAATTTTGCTAACTATGTATAGTTGTACTGGACTTCCTCAAAATACAGATATAGACAATGTTTGGAGTAGTATGAGTGGGGAGAGTACTCCTTTAGAACAAGAAAGCATAGTATTAACTACAACAGATGCAACAGGATTATTACAAGTTATTTCTCAAAATTTAAGAAGTGGAAAAACAAAGAGTTATTCAGAAAGATATAATGGGAGAAATTTTGAGGTATATGTAGGAGATTATTTATTAATTCCTCTAAAAGCTGAAGATGATTTTAAACTTTTAAGTTATCCTAAAAATATCTCTTATGAATTGGGAATAAAAGGAACAAATCTTGTATTTAGAAGTATATATCAAGGGGATTTTGAGGTTGAATTAAGCTCTCTAGGAGGTATAACTAGAAGAATTACAATATCAAATAAATTAAAATATAGATTTACGGAACAAAATAATTATGATATAATTCTAAAAAATTACGCTATGAGTAATTTAAAATTATTACAAGATAGTGTTGCTTTACATAGAATTGCATTTCCAGATAGTTTTAGAGACAAAGAGATATCTTTTATGTTGATGGAAGTAGCAAGTAAGGCTGGAAATAATAGAATTGTTAAAGAGGAACTTAATTTCTTAAAGAAATTTGGAAATCTTGATGAACATGATAAATTAAGTATAATAGATGCACTTTCAAGTTCAGGAGAAAAAAATATAAAACTTGATTCTATGATGCTTGAATTCAACGAAGAAAATAGTATTTTAAATGAAACTTTAAAAAATATAATTACTACTAAAAGTATAGCAAATAAAGATGAAATTGAATTTTTAGAAAAATATTTTAAAACTACACCTAGTAAAGAGTTAGCTGAATTTATTGGAAATTGGTATTTAAAAAATGGAGACATTAACAAAGGAAATCAATATATCAATGGAACAATAGAGGGAGTTTCACCAGAGATTTTAGGAGGAATTTTTGGAATATTTGCTCCTAATGATGGAACTATGGAAAATGCTATGGAAAACATAGAAAATCAAAATTATACACAATTTAAAAAATTCCTATCAAATGGAGAAAGTAGTTATAATAATGGGAACTATGTAGAAGCACTTGTACACTTCCAAAGAGCTAGTGAAATTAACAAGGATTATGAAGAAAGTAATCAACTATATTATTATATAGGACAAAGTAGTATACAAGTTGAAAATTATAAAAAGGCAGTGGAAAACTTTAAGAAAGCACTATCTTTAGAAAAAAGCAATGACAAAAAGGCAGAAATATATTATAATATGGCAATAGCTTATGCAAATCTTGGAAACAAAGAAGAAGCAAGAAATTATTTTACTTATGTAAGACAAAATTATCCTAATACTTCTTGGAGTACAAAAAGTAGTATATATTTGCTTAAATTAAAATAA
- the rlmH gene encoding 23S rRNA (pseudouridine(1915)-N(3))-methyltransferase RlmH has translation MNISIVCVGKVKEKYIIEGINEFLKRMQSFAKMRIIELKEDGNDNNRNLSIEKEGEEILRTLEKIGGYNVLLDIQGKNFSSEEMAEEIERLTVNGVSSINFIIGGSYGVSESVRKASQMKLSFSKMTFPHQLMRLILTEQIYRWFSILKNTKYHK, from the coding sequence TTGAATATATCTATTGTATGTGTAGGAAAGGTAAAAGAGAAATATATTATTGAAGGAATAAATGAGTTCTTGAAAAGAATGCAATCTTTTGCTAAAATGAGAATTATAGAACTTAAAGAGGATGGAAATGATAATAATAGAAACTTATCTATTGAAAAAGAGGGAGAGGAAATTTTAAGAACTCTTGAAAAAATAGGTGGTTATAATGTATTATTAGATATACAAGGGAAAAACTTTTCATCTGAAGAGATGGCTGAGGAGATAGAAAGATTAACTGTCAATGGAGTAAGTAGTATTAATTTTATAATTGGTGGTTCATATGGAGTCTCTGAAAGTGTAAGAAAAGCATCACAGATGAAACTTAGTTTTTCAAAGATGACGTTTCCACACCAATTGATGCGACTTATTTTAACAGAACAAATCTATAGATGGTTTAGCATATTAAAAAATACAAAGTATCATAAATAA
- a CDS encoding transglycosylase SLT domain-containing protein — MKKIFMLLFFILNINIFSYNYDDYSIFIQGKNAYEKEDYITAQESFETLMRSFGYSPILKNNYAFYFIGMTYYHLRDYEKAVYYLQKAVFTYNNSFLTKESKFEKNNYLAERDYSLGDALLKIGNFELGETYLQRLDYNYYSPKPSYFEKKALLLLMERKSGFEDYYNLKFNEDLKSADKLSDDKLLKVTEYFSSQKKFDKAIYLGKKILSSPSKDSEIKEKAIIEIFRSYLQEKKYKEIIDIANKYDKIVDSNILFFYKGVAYYKLKDFSRCLYFFESIKEGKYLPTALLYVSGIYYSFGDYNKVIESVNKISTKNIIADILLADSYLKLKKERKFEETARKIINNYPNSYEGLFFAFILENKNMDLASHNATFKISLIIDNFLNSTKSDTDNVFDKINYLELEKLCNISKIKNEELLKIELQNSSFVNKYSISNGLAVTTILENGEFYDLAYKNSSAYRKEFFKYRDLIKYNYPLYYKDIVDNCSKKYDIPQELIYTTMLLGSKFDKEAISKNSRIGLMMVSLKHEEEINELLKPEVNIELGSRKIKELLKKYNGNKLKTLIHYNFGEGVAKSIKFDFDGDINLDTISNPEEKYEIQDLIITYIFYKKLYNF; from the coding sequence ATGAAAAAAATTTTTATGCTTCTATTTTTTATTTTAAATATAAATATTTTTAGTTATAACTATGATGATTATTCAATATTTATCCAAGGAAAAAATGCCTATGAAAAAGAGGACTATATTACAGCTCAAGAAAGTTTTGAAACTTTGATGAGAAGTTTTGGTTACTCTCCTATCTTAAAAAATAACTATGCCTTTTACTTTATTGGAATGACATATTATCATTTAAGAGATTATGAAAAAGCTGTTTATTATCTTCAAAAAGCTGTATTTACTTACAACAACTCTTTTTTAACTAAAGAATCAAAATTTGAGAAAAATAATTATCTTGCTGAAAGAGATTATTCTCTTGGAGATGCTCTTTTAAAAATTGGTAATTTTGAGTTAGGTGAAACATATCTTCAGAGATTAGACTATAATTATTATTCACCAAAACCTAGTTATTTTGAGAAAAAAGCTTTACTTTTACTTATGGAGAGAAAAAGTGGTTTCGAAGATTACTATAACTTAAAGTTTAATGAAGATTTAAAATCTGCTGATAAATTATCTGATGATAAACTTTTAAAAGTCACAGAATACTTCTCTAGTCAAAAAAAATTTGATAAAGCTATATATTTAGGAAAGAAAATTCTTTCTTCTCCTTCAAAAGATTCAGAGATAAAAGAAAAAGCTATTATAGAAATTTTTAGAAGTTATCTACAAGAAAAAAAATATAAAGAGATTATAGATATAGCAAATAAATATGATAAGATTGTTGACTCAAACATTTTATTTTTCTACAAGGGAGTTGCTTATTACAAGTTGAAAGATTTTTCAAGATGTCTTTATTTCTTTGAAAGTATAAAAGAGGGTAAATATTTACCTACAGCCCTGCTTTATGTTAGTGGTATTTACTACTCTTTTGGAGATTATAATAAAGTTATTGAATCTGTAAATAAAATCTCTACTAAAAATATTATAGCTGATATTTTATTAGCTGACTCTTATTTAAAACTGAAAAAAGAGAGAAAATTTGAAGAAACAGCTAGAAAAATTATAAACAACTATCCAAATTCATATGAGGGATTATTTTTTGCTTTTATTTTAGAAAATAAAAATATGGATTTAGCCTCTCACAATGCTACTTTTAAAATAAGTTTAATTATTGACAACTTTTTAAATTCAACAAAAAGCGATACTGATAATGTGTTTGATAAGATCAATTATTTAGAGTTAGAAAAGTTATGTAATATATCTAAAATAAAAAATGAAGAGCTTTTAAAAATAGAACTTCAAAATAGTAGTTTTGTAAATAAATATTCTATTTCAAATGGTTTAGCAGTTACAACGATTTTAGAAAATGGTGAATTTTATGATTTAGCATATAAGAACTCTTCTGCTTATAGAAAAGAGTTTTTCAAATATAGAGATCTTATAAAATACAATTATCCTCTATATTACAAGGATATTGTTGATAATTGTTCTAAAAAATATGATATTCCTCAAGAGCTTATTTATACAACTATGCTTTTAGGAAGTAAATTTGATAAAGAAGCTATCTCTAAAAACTCAAGAATAGGTTTAATGATGGTTTCTCTTAAACATGAAGAAGAAATTAATGAGCTTTTAAAGCCTGAAGTTAATATTGAGTTAGGTTCTAGAAAAATAAAAGAACTTCTAAAAAAATATAATGGAAATAAATTAAAGACACTTATTCACTATAATTTTGGAGAAGGAGTAGCAAAAAGCATAAAATTTGACTTTGACGGAGATATTAATCTTGATACTATTTCCAATCCTGAAGAAAAATATGAGATTCAAGATTTGATTATTACATATATATTCTATAAAAAATTATATAATTTTTAA